One Echinicola strongylocentroti DNA window includes the following coding sequences:
- a CDS encoding response regulator transcription factor: MRKILLVEDDSRVSAFIIKGLKEEGYDVALAMDGKMGLQMALQGNYDLIILDIMIPEMNGIEVCKEIRKQDATVPVLFLTALGSTENVVMGLDSGADDYLSKPFKFIELLARVRTLMRRSSYSSGSESKSENTYRFGDLELDDDTKTVTRDGMTISLTSTEYRLLLMFMKNQRRVLSRIDILEEVWGIDFDMGTNVVDVYVNYLRKKLEKYNGSRLIQTVIGMGYVLKEAE, encoded by the coding sequence GTGAGAAAAATATTGCTTGTAGAAGACGACAGCCGTGTCAGTGCATTTATCATAAAAGGCCTAAAAGAAGAGGGCTATGATGTAGCCCTTGCCATGGACGGAAAGATGGGCCTTCAAATGGCACTTCAGGGCAATTATGACCTGATCATATTGGATATTATGATTCCTGAGATGAACGGAATAGAAGTCTGCAAGGAGATCAGAAAGCAGGATGCCACTGTCCCAGTACTTTTTTTGACTGCCTTGGGAAGTACCGAAAACGTGGTGATGGGATTGGACAGCGGGGCAGACGATTACCTGTCCAAACCATTTAAATTCATCGAACTGCTGGCAAGGGTGAGGACCTTGATGAGAAGGTCTTCCTATAGCAGTGGAAGTGAAAGTAAGTCCGAAAATACGTATAGGTTTGGTGATTTGGAATTGGACGATGATACCAAGACGGTAACAAGGGATGGAATGACCATTAGCCTGACCTCTACCGAGTACAGGTTGTTACTGATGTTTATGAAAAATCAGCGAAGGGTGCTTTCCCGCATTGATATTTTGGAGGAAGTTTGGGGAATTGATTTTGACATGGGCACCAATGTGGTGGATGTTTACGTGAATTATTTGAGAAAGAAACTGGAAAAATACAATGGCTCTCGCCTTATCCAGACGGTCATAGGAATGGGATATGTATTAAAAGAAGCAGAATGA